From Desmospora profundinema, a single genomic window includes:
- the thrS gene encoding threonine--tRNA ligase — protein sequence MSIAVKLPDGSRRQFDQPIHVSDVAVSISKGLAKKAVAGIVNGQTVDLSASVPDGAEVRILTLDEKEGLEVYRHSAAHLMAQAVKRLFGDVKLGIGPVIENGFYYDMDLSHRLTHEDLPRIEEEMKKIVKEDHLIRRKVVSREEAIRLYEEVGDKYKLELIRELPEDAEISIYEQGEFFDLCRGPHVPSTGKLKAFKLLSVAGAYWRGDSDNPMLQRVYGTIWPKQSQLEEHLKRLEEAKERDHRKLGKELGIFTLSKEVGQGLPLWLPNGAAIRRIIERYIVDKEERLGYDHVYTPHLANVELYKISGHWDHYHEDMYPTMKMDNEELVLRPMNCPHHMMVYKNELKSYRHLPIRIAELGMMHRHEMSGALSGLQRVRAMTLNDAHIFCRPDQIKSEFTRVVQLIQEVYRDFGIRDFWFRLSYRDPGDKKKYVQNDEMWETSQMMLKEAMDDMGLPYVEAEGEAAFYGPKLDVQVQTALGKDETLSTVQLDFHLPNQFELEYVGEDGQPHRPVVIHRGIVGTMERFVAFLLEYYKGALPVWLAPTQARVLTITDAFYDYAQEVVEQLRTAGIRAELDARSEKIGYKIREAQLQKIPYMLVIGEKEREQGGVALRERGKGDRGLVKLEDLIAQIRETIDQKG from the coding sequence ATGAGTATTGCCGTTAAGTTGCCCGACGGATCCCGGCGCCAATTCGACCAGCCGATCCATGTGTCCGATGTAGCCGTCTCGATCAGCAAAGGGCTAGCCAAAAAAGCGGTGGCCGGTATAGTCAACGGTCAAACGGTGGATCTGTCCGCATCTGTTCCCGACGGAGCGGAGGTACGGATTCTCACTTTGGACGAAAAGGAAGGATTGGAAGTTTACCGACACAGTGCCGCGCACCTGATGGCACAAGCCGTGAAGCGTCTTTTCGGCGATGTGAAACTGGGGATTGGTCCCGTGATTGAAAACGGGTTTTACTATGATATGGACCTCTCCCACCGGCTGACCCATGAAGATTTACCTCGGATTGAAGAAGAGATGAAGAAGATCGTGAAGGAGGATCACTTAATCCGGCGCAAGGTGGTTTCTCGAGAGGAAGCGATTCGCCTCTATGAAGAGGTGGGGGACAAATACAAGCTGGAACTGATCCGGGAATTGCCGGAGGATGCGGAAATCTCGATCTATGAACAAGGGGAATTTTTTGACCTGTGCCGGGGTCCTCATGTTCCTTCTACGGGTAAACTGAAGGCATTTAAGCTTTTGAGCGTCGCCGGGGCCTATTGGCGAGGAGACTCGGACAACCCCATGCTGCAGCGGGTATATGGAACGATCTGGCCGAAACAGTCGCAGTTGGAGGAGCATTTAAAGCGACTGGAAGAAGCCAAGGAACGGGATCACCGTAAGCTGGGGAAAGAATTAGGCATTTTCACGCTGTCTAAAGAAGTGGGCCAAGGGTTGCCGCTGTGGCTTCCAAACGGAGCCGCCATTCGCCGGATTATCGAGCGCTATATCGTGGACAAAGAGGAGCGCCTCGGATACGACCATGTTTACACTCCGCACCTGGCCAACGTGGAATTGTACAAAATATCCGGACACTGGGACCATTATCATGAAGATATGTATCCAACGATGAAGATGGACAACGAAGAGCTGGTTCTGCGGCCGATGAACTGCCCTCACCACATGATGGTCTATAAAAACGAACTGAAAAGTTACCGCCACCTGCCTATTCGGATCGCCGAGCTGGGTATGATGCACCGGCATGAAATGTCCGGTGCCCTGTCCGGACTACAGCGGGTGCGGGCCATGACCTTAAATGATGCTCATATTTTTTGTCGCCCGGATCAGATCAAGTCTGAGTTTACTCGGGTGGTCCAGCTGATCCAGGAAGTCTACCGCGATTTTGGCATCCGGGATTTCTGGTTCCGTCTCTCTTACCGGGATCCCGGGGACAAAAAGAAATATGTGCAAAACGATGAGATGTGGGAAACCAGCCAGATGATGCTGAAAGAGGCCATGGATGACATGGGACTTCCGTATGTGGAGGCGGAAGGGGAAGCGGCGTTTTACGGCCCCAAACTGGATGTCCAGGTGCAAACCGCCCTCGGCAAGGATGAAACCTTGTCCACCGTCCAGTTGGACTTCCATTTGCCCAACCAGTTTGAACTGGAATACGTCGGTGAAGACGGCCAGCCGCATCGTCCCGTTGTGATTCACAGGGGGATTGTGGGCACGATGGAACGGTTTGTCGCGTTTTTGTTGGAGTATTATAAAGGCGCTTTACCGGTATGGCTCGCTCCTACCCAGGCACGGGTTCTCACCATCACCGACGCGTTTTACGATTACGCACAGGAGGTAGTGGAGCAATTGCGCACCGCCGGCATCCGGGCGGAACTGGACGCCCGCAGCGAAAAAATCGGATACAAGATCCGTGAGGCGCAACTACAGAAGATCCCCTATATGTTGGTGATAGGAGAAAAGGAACGGGAACAGGGTGGTGTCGCCCTTCGGGAGCGCGGAAAAGGCGACCGGGGATTGGTGAAGTTGGAAGATCTGATCGCTCAAATCAGGGAAACCATCGACCAAAAAGGATGA
- a CDS encoding metal-dependent hydrolase, whose translation MGNTHLCLGVAAGAAAVAITGTADDVATVSGIMLVSSLGALLPDIDEEGSILNNLIFKAIKFRSFALAMGGAVVVLLSLFKNLESWIILSGLYAIAVAFVPHRNFTHSLLSLVIVTWITYLADPVYAWAMALGVISHLGADACTYRGIPLFWPVKKRIGLRSVGVYVRSGDATDRLTGQIAMYSGCFLLLVLLFQDVSYEMFMATTQERLNAVKSLFGISG comes from the coding sequence ATGGGGAATACGCATTTGTGCCTGGGAGTGGCTGCAGGTGCGGCAGCTGTCGCCATAACCGGGACTGCCGACGATGTGGCGACGGTTAGTGGAATCATGCTGGTTTCTTCTTTGGGGGCCTTATTGCCGGATATTGATGAAGAGGGAAGTATCCTGAACAATCTCATCTTCAAAGCAATTAAGTTTCGATCGTTTGCATTGGCCATGGGCGGAGCCGTGGTGGTACTGCTGTCGTTGTTTAAAAATCTGGAATCATGGATCATCTTGTCCGGGTTATATGCCATTGCCGTCGCCTTTGTCCCGCATCGGAACTTTACCCACTCCCTGTTGTCTTTGGTGATCGTCACTTGGATCACCTATTTGGCTGATCCGGTTTACGCTTGGGCGATGGCCTTAGGCGTGATATCCCATCTGGGGGCGGATGCCTGTACGTATCGGGGAATCCCTTTGTTTTGGCCGGTTAAGAAACGGATCGGGCTGCGTTCCGTCGGGGTTTATGTTCGTTCCGGAGACGCCACGGACCGACTTACCGGCCAAATTGCCATGTATTCGGGATGTTTTTTGTTGCTGGTCCTTCTGTTTCAGGATGTCTCCTATGAGATGTTTATGGCTACCACTCAGGAACGGCTGAATGCGGTCAAGAGCCTGTTTGGTATTTCCGGATAA
- the dnaI gene encoding primosomal protein DnaI produces MNRINRVVGPLKKRWSIQERTEQEWRELWNHRHVCSFRKEHPELDAEVARRSWLSLRQFAQERDHCEACPGLDRCPNLVKGHQPELHVHHGLLDLRMAPCHHWLAREEARKRQQLIKSHHIPVDIMNATFESMDFDEDRAEAIGAAMDFCNQFAEGKPERGLYLYGPFGVGKSRIAAAMAHYLVQYRVDSLMVYVPEFVREVKDSIRDGMIQEKLEALKTATVLILDDIGAESLTPWTRDEILGAILQYRMAEKLPIVMTSNLDLEELEAHLAHSDKGGTERTKGKRIMERIRPFVDAYRVKGPNRRQA; encoded by the coding sequence ATGAATCGCATCAATCGGGTAGTCGGTCCGCTGAAAAAGCGGTGGTCCATTCAGGAACGAACGGAACAAGAGTGGAGAGAACTGTGGAATCACCGTCATGTCTGTTCATTCCGAAAGGAGCATCCGGAATTGGACGCGGAAGTGGCACGCCGCTCGTGGCTGTCGTTGCGCCAGTTTGCTCAGGAGAGGGATCATTGTGAGGCTTGTCCCGGATTGGATCGATGTCCCAACCTGGTCAAGGGTCATCAACCGGAGCTTCATGTTCACCACGGCTTGCTCGACTTGCGAATGGCTCCCTGCCATCACTGGCTTGCTCGGGAAGAAGCACGGAAGCGTCAGCAACTGATCAAGAGCCACCACATTCCCGTGGACATCATGAATGCCACCTTTGAATCGATGGATTTTGATGAAGATCGGGCTGAAGCGATTGGAGCGGCGATGGATTTTTGCAACCAATTTGCTGAAGGAAAACCGGAGCGGGGTTTGTATCTGTATGGTCCTTTCGGAGTAGGGAAAAGCCGGATCGCGGCTGCAATGGCCCATTATCTGGTGCAATACCGTGTCGACTCGCTGATGGTGTACGTTCCGGAATTTGTACGTGAGGTCAAAGATTCCATCCGAGACGGCATGATTCAGGAAAAGCTGGAGGCCTTAAAGACAGCCACGGTGTTGATCTTGGACGATATCGGCGCGGAAAGCCTTACCCCGTGGACACGGGATGAAATATTGGGAGCGATACTGCAGTATCGGATGGCTGAGAAGCTTCCCATCGTGATGACATCCAACCTGGATCTGGAGGAGTTGGAAGCGCATTTGGCCCATTCGGACAAGGGAGGAACCGAACGAACCAAAGGGAAGCGGATCATGGAACGGATTCGACCGTTTGTGGATGCGTATCGGGTGAAGGGTCCCAATCGCCGTCAGGCATGA
- a CDS encoding thermonuclease family protein, giving the protein MVHRHRWPSLFVVWIGLVLVITGCASLDPGTGAVTDGIDRPPEEELIKAKVVRVIDGDTIVARVKEKEERIRFIGVDTPETVHPEKGEEPFGKEASDFTKTHLPAGGTIFLEMDAEERDHYGRLLAYIWVEEELFNASLLQEGLATTLTIPPNVKYRDEFRALEQESREKEVGLWGEEEASGGQGSGNDPAVTGTGGCEGQIKGNVNRKGEKIYHVPGGPNYEQVKEEEWFCTEEEAKSAGYRSPRGQ; this is encoded by the coding sequence ATGGTACATAGGCATCGATGGCCGTCTCTGTTTGTGGTATGGATCGGGCTGGTACTGGTGATTACAGGTTGTGCTTCCCTCGATCCTGGAACGGGAGCTGTGACGGACGGCATCGACCGTCCACCAGAGGAGGAACTGATCAAAGCGAAAGTGGTTCGGGTGATCGATGGAGACACCATTGTGGCACGGGTAAAAGAAAAGGAGGAACGGATTCGTTTTATCGGGGTGGATACGCCGGAGACGGTTCACCCTGAAAAAGGGGAAGAACCCTTTGGGAAAGAAGCGTCTGATTTTACTAAAACCCATTTGCCGGCAGGAGGAACCATTTTTCTGGAAATGGATGCGGAAGAGCGGGATCATTATGGCCGCCTTTTGGCCTATATCTGGGTGGAGGAAGAGTTGTTTAACGCTTCGTTGTTACAGGAAGGATTGGCAACTACATTGACGATTCCACCCAATGTGAAGTATCGAGATGAGTTTAGGGCTTTAGAACAGGAATCACGGGAAAAAGAAGTCGGCTTGTGGGGAGAAGAGGAAGCATCCGGGGGGCAGGGGAGCGGCAACGATCCGGCGGTGACGGGCACGGGCGGCTGTGAAGGCCAAATTAAGGGCAATGTGAACCGCAAAGGGGAGAAGATCTATCATGTCCCTGGAGGCCCCAACTACGAACAAGTGAAGGAAGAGGAGTGGTTTTGCACGGAAGAAGAGGCGAAATCCGCTGGCTATCGGTCTCCCCGCGGCCAGTAG
- the infC gene encoding translation initiation factor IF-3 translates to MDLKGVGVCPCLSCFLQNYWRWQVISKEQHLVNGSIRAREVRLIDSEGNQLGIQPLREALRLAQEADLDLVNVAPQAKPPVCRIMDYGKYRYEQSKREKEARKKQKTIQVKEIRFSPSIEEHDVHTKLRNVKKFLNNGDKVKLSIRFRGREITHQDLGRKILVRMAEEVKDIGDVERQPKLEGRHMIMILTPKQQ, encoded by the coding sequence ATGGATCTAAAAGGTGTGGGCGTCTGCCCATGCCTTTCCTGTTTTTTACAAAATTATTGGAGGTGGCAGGTTATCAGCAAGGAACAACATCTGGTCAACGGATCGATCCGTGCGCGGGAAGTCCGCCTCATCGATTCGGAAGGGAACCAGCTGGGGATCCAACCCCTTCGCGAAGCGCTCCGTCTGGCCCAGGAAGCCGACCTAGACCTGGTCAACGTCGCGCCGCAGGCCAAGCCGCCGGTCTGCCGCATTATGGACTACGGGAAATATCGTTACGAACAGAGCAAGCGGGAAAAAGAAGCCCGCAAGAAGCAAAAAACCATCCAGGTCAAAGAGATCCGCTTCAGCCCGTCCATCGAAGAGCACGATGTCCACACCAAGCTCCGCAACGTGAAAAAGTTCCTGAATAACGGGGACAAAGTGAAACTGTCGATCCGCTTCCGCGGTCGGGAGATCACTCACCAGGACTTGGGCCGCAAAATCTTGGTACGGATGGCTGAAGAAGTGAAGGACATCGGGGATGTGGAGCGCCAGCCCAAGCTGGAAGGGCGCCATATGATCATGATTTTAACACCGAAACAGCAGTGA
- the nrdR gene encoding transcriptional regulator NrdR, whose amino-acid sequence MRCPFCHSMGSSRVLDSRPAHEGKSIRRRRQCEACERRFTTFEMVEEKPLIVIKKDGSREEFNRDKLLRGLIRACEKRPVPMERLQSLVDEVERNLREHNESEVPTREIGEMIMERLVEVDEVAYVRFASVYRQFKDINVFVRELEDLLNRSR is encoded by the coding sequence ATGCGGTGTCCTTTTTGCCATTCCATGGGCAGCAGCCGGGTGCTGGATTCCCGTCCGGCCCATGAAGGAAAATCGATCCGTCGACGACGGCAATGCGAAGCCTGCGAACGCCGCTTCACCACATTTGAAATGGTGGAGGAGAAGCCTCTTATCGTGATCAAAAAGGATGGCAGCCGTGAGGAATTTAACCGCGACAAACTGCTTCGGGGGCTGATTCGGGCATGTGAAAAGAGGCCGGTTCCCATGGAACGGCTGCAAAGCCTGGTGGATGAGGTGGAACGGAATCTTCGCGAACATAACGAGTCAGAGGTTCCCACCCGTGAGATCGGGGAGATGATTATGGAACGGCTGGTGGAAGTGGACGAAGTGGCCTATGTCCGGTTTGCGTCGGTATATCGGCAGTTTAAAGATATTAATGTATTTGTGAGGGAGTTGGAAGATTTATTAAATCGGTCCCGGTGA
- the rplT gene encoding 50S ribosomal protein L20 — MARVKGGTVTRRRRKKVLKLARGYFGSKHALFKTAKQQVMKSLMFAYRDRRQKKRDFRKLWITRINAAARINGLSYNKLMYGLKQAGVDINRKMLADLAINDEKAFAELATLAKQKVNA, encoded by the coding sequence ATGGCTCGAGTCAAAGGCGGGACTGTTACTCGTCGTCGTCGCAAAAAAGTACTGAAGCTGGCCCGTGGCTACTTCGGTTCCAAGCATGCTCTGTTTAAAACCGCTAAACAGCAAGTCATGAAGTCGTTGATGTTCGCTTATCGCGACCGTCGCCAGAAAAAACGCGACTTCCGCAAGCTGTGGATTACACGGATCAACGCGGCTGCCCGCATCAACGGTTTGTCCTACAACAAGTTGATGTACGGTTTGAAACAGGCAGGCGTCGACATCAACCGCAAAATGCTGGCCGATCTGGCCATCAACGACGAAAAGGCTTTCGCCGAGCTGGCCACCTTGGCCAAACAAAAAGTGAATGCCTGA
- the rpmI gene encoding 50S ribosomal protein L35, producing the protein MPKMKTRRAAAKRFSKTGTGKIKRNHAFMNHMLEHKPKKAKRKLRKSTTMAKGDVKRTKQLIAYK; encoded by the coding sequence ATGCCGAAGATGAAGACGCGTCGTGCTGCCGCCAAGCGTTTCAGCAAAACCGGCACCGGCAAAATCAAGCGAAACCATGCCTTTATGAACCATATGCTGGAGCATAAACCGAAAAAGGCCAAGCGTAAACTGCGCAAAAGCACGACCATGGCCAAAGGTGACGTGAAACGTACCAAACAATTGATCGCTTACAAGTAA
- a CDS encoding lytic transglycosylase domain-containing protein: protein MANPGLEKWIRPAIDALPSKRKLLLGFLLLLGFLVVATPLFNKWMYPLDYEEQILYSSNATGADPFLVMAIIRVESKFNPEVESHAGAQGLMQLTPNTVDWVVERGRFSPAFKESVHDPAINIHMGSWYIAGLIREFHGNEIAAIAAYNAGPGNVRKWMDEGRWDGTKQNITQIPFGETRHYIQRVTFFHERYSQLYSHLTNQRNSYTLPH, encoded by the coding sequence ATGGCAAACCCTGGTCTCGAAAAATGGATCCGCCCAGCCATAGACGCCCTTCCTTCCAAGCGTAAGCTATTGTTGGGCTTCCTGTTGCTGTTGGGGTTTTTAGTGGTGGCCACTCCACTGTTCAACAAGTGGATGTACCCGTTGGATTACGAAGAGCAAATTTTATACAGCTCCAACGCCACAGGGGCGGATCCTTTTCTGGTGATGGCGATCATTCGAGTGGAAAGTAAATTTAACCCGGAAGTAGAATCGCATGCCGGCGCCCAAGGTCTGATGCAGTTAACGCCCAACACGGTGGATTGGGTGGTGGAACGTGGGCGCTTTTCCCCGGCGTTCAAGGAATCGGTCCATGATCCCGCCATCAACATCCATATGGGAAGCTGGTACATCGCCGGGTTGATCCGAGAGTTTCATGGAAACGAAATTGCTGCGATCGCTGCCTATAATGCGGGTCCGGGAAATGTGAGGAAATGGATGGACGAAGGGCGTTGGGACGGGACCAAGCAAAATATCACCCAAATCCCCTTTGGAGAAACACGCCACTATATCCAGCGTGTCACTTTTTTCCATGAACGGTACAGCCAACTGTACTCCCACCTGACCAACCAACGAAATTCCTATACCCTTCCTCACTAA
- the ytxC gene encoding putative sporulation protein YtxC, translating into MDKGEESGMVAYHISVPGSVGSEYAARMREFLSEELRNLEKKGALFHLEEKDQGDRTVFHLYHRHPGKPKDRGIRHSLGDAVADYFLTVDEPAWIRRIISKEFDYRNPEETKVIESYARHILDEEGEEGGSGHQDRRQKVSRHVSRYLQRHRTLAVDGFFRFRMKRYRHLLVKLVEHAIDEYILDREYQEFINLLRYFVSVQKPKVSLVHLFHCGKRRFHLLDADGEPLSLTEMDGTVQELMDHSLSQEDMIVSSLLTVAPDRILLHTVDPDETIIRTLIQIFEDRIQVCDGCPICRTAPMEKLDSID; encoded by the coding sequence GTGGACAAAGGAGAAGAATCGGGTATGGTTGCTTACCACATTTCGGTTCCAGGTTCGGTCGGTTCTGAATATGCCGCCCGCATGAGGGAATTTCTGTCGGAAGAGCTTCGCAACCTGGAGAAAAAAGGGGCTTTGTTTCACTTGGAAGAAAAGGACCAGGGAGATCGTACGGTATTTCATCTGTATCATCGGCATCCCGGCAAACCAAAAGACCGAGGAATTCGTCACAGTCTGGGGGATGCGGTGGCAGACTATTTTCTGACGGTGGATGAACCCGCTTGGATCCGCCGTATCATCTCCAAGGAGTTTGATTACCGCAATCCGGAAGAAACCAAAGTGATTGAATCCTATGCCCGTCACATTTTGGATGAAGAAGGGGAAGAGGGGGGATCCGGCCACCAGGATCGGCGGCAAAAAGTATCCCGTCATGTGAGCCGGTATTTGCAACGACATCGGACGCTGGCGGTGGATGGTTTTTTTCGCTTTCGAATGAAACGATATCGTCATTTGCTGGTGAAACTAGTGGAACATGCCATCGATGAATACATATTGGACCGTGAGTATCAGGAGTTTATCAACCTGCTTCGTTACTTTGTATCGGTTCAGAAACCGAAGGTCTCATTGGTTCATCTCTTTCACTGCGGAAAACGGCGCTTTCATCTATTGGATGCGGACGGAGAGCCTCTTTCCTTGACAGAAATGGACGGCACCGTACAAGAGCTGATGGATCACTCCCTGTCCCAGGAGGACATGATCGTCAGTTCTCTTTTGACGGTGGCCCCGGATCGTATTCTCTTACATACGGTGGATCCCGATGAAACCATTATCCGCACGCTGATCCAGATATTCGAAGATCGGATCCAGGTGTGTGATGGATGTCCCATTTGCCGGACGGCTCCTATGGAGAAGCTTGACTCCATCGATTGA
- a CDS encoding replication initiation and membrane attachment family protein translates to MSSLSWNECTPHDGWIGHSLRPIQQADMIALVQLYQPVVGPQAISLYITLAYQLPLHQAGTTSTQTHLDLMKGLQLPLGELLSARYRLEGVGLWNTYESGETARRIFTYELVPPLTPARFFQSDVLSITLFHRVGKERFRQLHQQLTHHVSVGEGRDLTKTFQQVFGSLSPSEIASAAEVEETIGWSGGDGEHPLEEGKSPAFEQEEEDLSMVKARLQSYVESGAWTREVEEQIREIRFLYQLDDWDLIKALQNPYVTQNGQIHVNRLRSFVRSQYRMRFGRDPVVVDRQRWDRSNPPSPVPSKESASSEIPERRDEEESDEEKHLRVLAKMSPVELLTKYQKGKQIPRADLELVEDLIREYGLPSGVVNVLLEYVLYSQDYKLPRPLVEKIAGHWARSDIRTVEKAREMVRKEQNREWKKRKGKSGASNPKSGYRQAQQRTDREDRLPKSVAEALAQEENKPSVRINPETEARLREKLNKMHQNLSRRVKEKGSS, encoded by the coding sequence ATGAGCAGCCTATCGTGGAATGAGTGCACACCGCACGACGGCTGGATCGGACACAGTTTGCGACCCATACAACAGGCAGATATGATCGCTCTGGTCCAACTGTACCAGCCGGTGGTGGGGCCCCAAGCGATCAGCTTGTACATTACATTGGCTTATCAGCTGCCCCTTCATCAGGCGGGAACGACTTCGACACAGACCCACCTTGATTTGATGAAGGGGCTTCAGTTGCCATTGGGTGAGTTGCTGTCCGCCCGTTACCGCCTGGAGGGCGTGGGATTGTGGAACACCTATGAGTCCGGGGAAACCGCCCGTCGGATCTTTACCTATGAATTGGTTCCCCCGTTGACACCGGCACGTTTTTTTCAGAGCGATGTCCTAAGCATCACCCTGTTTCACCGAGTGGGAAAAGAGCGGTTCCGCCAGTTGCACCAGCAGTTGACACACCATGTTTCCGTTGGTGAGGGACGGGACTTGACGAAAACGTTCCAACAAGTGTTTGGATCCTTGTCGCCATCGGAGATCGCTTCGGCTGCGGAAGTGGAAGAGACAATCGGTTGGAGCGGGGGCGATGGGGAGCATCCGTTGGAAGAGGGAAAATCCCCTGCCTTTGAACAGGAAGAAGAAGACCTCTCCATGGTGAAAGCCCGCTTGCAGTCTTATGTAGAGTCGGGTGCCTGGACCAGGGAAGTAGAAGAACAGATTCGTGAAATCCGCTTTTTATATCAGCTGGATGATTGGGATTTGATCAAAGCGTTACAAAATCCCTACGTCACTCAAAACGGTCAGATCCATGTGAACCGTTTGCGATCCTTTGTGCGGAGCCAGTACCGAATGCGCTTCGGCCGTGATCCGGTGGTGGTGGATCGGCAACGGTGGGACCGGTCTAACCCGCCTTCACCGGTGCCATCAAAAGAATCTGCGTCATCGGAGATCCCAGAACGACGGGACGAGGAAGAATCGGACGAGGAAAAACACCTTCGTGTGTTGGCAAAGATGTCGCCGGTGGAATTGCTGACCAAGTATCAAAAGGGAAAGCAGATCCCCCGCGCCGACCTGGAATTGGTGGAGGATCTGATCCGGGAGTACGGGTTGCCGTCCGGAGTGGTCAATGTATTGTTGGAGTATGTCCTTTACTCCCAGGATTATAAGCTGCCCCGGCCGTTAGTCGAAAAGATCGCCGGCCACTGGGCCCGAAGTGACATTCGGACGGTGGAAAAAGCACGGGAGATGGTTCGCAAGGAACAGAATCGGGAGTGGAAGAAACGAAAGGGAAAGAGTGGGGCAAGCAACCCAAAAAGCGGGTATCGTCAGGCTCAGCAACGAACGGACCGGGAAGATCGGCTGCCGAAATCCGTGGCGGAAGCGCTGGCACAGGAAGAGAACAAGCCGTCAGTCCGAATTAATCCGGAGACGGAAGCACGGCTGCGTGAAAAACTGAACAAGATGCATCAAAACTTAAGCCGTCGCGTCAAGGAAAAGGGGAGTTCGTGA
- a CDS encoding glyceraldehyde-3-phosphate dehydrogenase: protein MPLRMAINGFGRIGRMVFRQAIHDPSIEVVAVNASYPAETLAHLAKYDTIHGTVEDEITGETDRLVVNGHPVRLVSDRDPARLPWADFDIDVVVEATGKFRTREGAGLHLQAGAKKVVITAPGKDEDAMIVMGVNEQTYDPARHHIVSNASCTTNCLAPVVKVLHERFGIEQGLMTTVHSYTNDQKNLDNPHKDLRRARACGQSIIPTKTGAAKAIGKVLPELEGKLNGMALRVPTPNVSVVDLVVDLKQDVTAEEVNSALKKASMTDLKGILDVCEDPLVSTDFNGNPHSAIVDAPTTMVIGKRQVKVLAWYDNEWGYSCRVVDLVKQVGQPFLSVDHRREEVMV from the coding sequence ATGCCGCTTAGAATGGCGATTAATGGGTTTGGGCGTATTGGACGGATGGTTTTTCGTCAGGCGATTCATGATCCGTCCATCGAAGTGGTGGCTGTCAACGCCAGCTATCCGGCGGAAACATTGGCCCATCTGGCCAAATACGATACCATTCACGGCACAGTGGAGGATGAGATCACAGGGGAAACGGACCGGTTGGTGGTGAACGGCCACCCCGTTCGGCTGGTTTCCGACCGGGATCCCGCCCGTCTGCCTTGGGCCGATTTCGATATTGATGTAGTTGTGGAAGCGACCGGTAAATTCCGCACGCGGGAGGGAGCAGGACTCCACCTGCAGGCGGGTGCGAAAAAAGTGGTGATTACGGCACCCGGAAAAGATGAGGATGCGATGATCGTCATGGGGGTCAATGAACAGACCTATGATCCTGCCCGGCATCACATTGTGTCCAATGCCAGTTGTACCACCAATTGTCTGGCGCCGGTGGTCAAAGTGTTGCACGAGCGCTTTGGCATCGAACAGGGGCTGATGACTACGGTTCATTCCTACACCAACGACCAAAAAAACCTGGACAATCCTCATAAAGACCTGCGCCGTGCTCGAGCGTGCGGACAATCGATTATCCCCACCAAAACCGGGGCAGCGAAAGCGATCGGCAAAGTCCTGCCGGAACTGGAAGGCAAACTGAACGGAATGGCGCTGCGGGTGCCCACCCCCAATGTATCCGTGGTGGATCTGGTGGTGGATCTGAAGCAGGATGTGACCGCAGAAGAAGTAAATTCAGCATTAAAGAAAGCGTCCATGACCGATTTGAAAGGGATCCTTGACGTGTGTGAGGATCCACTGGTATCCACCGACTTCAACGGAAACCCCCACTCGGCCATTGTGGATGCGCCGACCACCATGGTGATTGGCAAGCGCCAAGTAAAAGTGCTGGCTTGGTATGACAATGAGTGGGGATATTCCTGCCGGGTTGTCGATTTAGTCAAACAGGTGGGTCAACCTTTTTTATCCGTTGACCATCGGCGGGAAGAAGTAATGGTCTGA